ACCCCGCGCGAGCATCGGCATGGACGACGAGACCGAACCAGTGGCGGGCATCCCGGCCACCTCCTCAAGGCAGACGACTCACGCCCCTAGTATCCGCCGGTCCGGCGCTGGACGCCAGAGGAGGCGGGCCACCGGTGCGCGCAGCCCTCGACCGCGTCCCACATCCGGTCCGGAGGTCTCAGTCGCGCGTGGGCTCCTCGTCCCAGCGATCGCCCCACGCAGCCTTGCGCGCGGCGCGGAAGGCCTGCTTGTCCCGTCTGGTCACCGTCCTGACCTGCTCCTGCCCGTCGGACTCGCACAGCTGCAGGCGCACATGCCCCGATCGCACCTGCGGGTGCCGCAGCACGCGTGCCGGCGGACGTTCCACCGGCAGCCGGGTCGCGGCCACGTAGGCGAACTTCTCGTCCTCGAAACCCCTCGAGCCGCCCTTGGCCTGCCGGTGCGCCGAGGTGCGCTCGAGTCGTGCTGCCGCATGGCACCAGTCCCCCGGCCGCAACGGGCACGGCTCCTCGTGCGGGCAGGGAGCCGCGATCTGCAGCCCCGCCGCGAGCAGTCGCTCACGCACCCGCATCAGCCGGGCGTACCCCGCCGGTGTCCCCGGCTCGACCACCACGACCGTGTCGGCCCAGCTCACCAGGCGATCCACGACGGCGTCCTGCCCCTGCTGCGCCATCTCACCGAGGACGTACCCCGCCAGTGCCAGCCGGCGGTCCGCCGCCGGTGCAGCATCAGGGTCAGCAGAGCCAGCAGGATCAGCACCGTCGGTCGTGTCGGTAGGCCTCGCCGGGGCATCGAGCCGGCCGACCCGGCTGTGCACGCGAACGGGCGCGTGCGCGAGCATCCCGGCCGCCAGCTCCAGCGCCTCGGAGGCGTAGTCCGTCAGCGTGAGCGAGGTGAGCGTGTCGAAGGTGTCCAGGGCCGCCCAGCTCATCGCGCCGGTTCCGGCTCCGAGATCGCTCGCGGCGAGCGGCCGCAGGCTCGGCACGGCGGCGGCCACCTCGGCCAGGGCAGCACGGGAGGCCGCGAAGGTGGCAGGCATCCGCGTCAGCACATAGGCAGCCGCCCGGAGCCGGGAGGTCATGATCGGGGCGGGCGCAGGGCGATCGGCGAGGTACCGGTCACTGAGGGCACGGGACGCGCGGTCGAGCTCTGCTGCCGGGTGCTGCGACAACACGGCCTGCCGGGCAGTCACGAGCGCGGTGGGGAGGGCGTGCACCCGGCCAGTATGACTGCCTCCCTGGGCCCACTGCGCGCGGAGGAGGAGCCCGCTACGTCGGCCCAGGGTCGAGTCAAGTCCCCACCAAATCGCCGCTCGGCGGACACGTGCGATCTTTGCCCGCGCCTTACACTGTGGTGACTGGTGAACGAACGAGAGGTGGAGCACCGTGGCCGACCTCCTCGCTTCCTACCGCGCCGCCGGCCCCGGTCACGACGAGATGCTGCAGTCGGCCGGTGCGGCACGAGCCGCCTGGGACCAGATGGCCGATCTCGCCCAGGTCCAGAGCTGGGAGGATCTGGCGCTGCGCCGCGAGGAGGTCACCCTGCTGCTCGAGGACCACGGCGTGCGCTACGGCGCCGGCCACCAGCTCGCGGACGGACGATCCGACGACGGAACCGACGAGCCCCTGGACGCGCCCTGGCGGCTCGACGCGCTCCCGCTGATCCTGGACGAGATCGAGTGGGCCCGACTCGAGGCCGGGTTGCGGCAGCGCGCCGCCCTCCTCGATGCGATCCTGACCGATCTCTACGGCGAACGCCGCCTCCTCGCCGACGCCACCCTCCCCTCCGAGCTGGCGCTCGCCCATCCGGGATTCCTGCGCGCGGCGGAAGGCGTCGCGATCCCCGGCCCCCACCAGCTCTTCCTGTACGCGGCCGACCTGGCACGCAACGCGGACGGCTCCTGGGTGACGCTCTCGGACCGGACCCAGGCACCCTCGGGCCTGGGTTTCGCGATGGAGGACCGTCGCGTCGTCTCCCAGGTCCTGGCGGGCTCCTACCGCCAGGCACGCATCCGCCGGATGGGCCCGTTCTTCCACGCCATGCGCACCGCCCTGCAGGAGGTCGCACGCGTGGGCTCCGGAGATGCTCCGCGTGTGGCCCTGCTGACCCCCGGCCCCTATTCCGAGACGGCGTTCGACCAGGGCTACCTCGCCACGATGCTGGGGCTGCCGCTGGTCGAGGGCGAGGACCTGGTGGTGCAGGAGGGGCGGCTCTGGATGCGCGCGCTGGGCGGCCTCGAGCCGGTCGACGTGCTGCTGCGCCGGGTGGACGCGGAGTTCTGCGACCCACTGGACCTACGGGGTGACTCCGTCCTCGGTGTCCCGGGCCTCGTGCAGGCGGCCCGCAGCGGGGCTGTCACGGTGGTGAACCCGTTCGGAGCCGGAGTGCTGGAGAACCCAGCCCTGATGACCTACCTGCCACGCCTGGCCCGTCAGGTGCTGGGCGAGGAGCTCATGCTGGGGTCGACCGCCACCTATTGGTGCGGCGAGCGCAGCATGTGCTCCCACGTGATCGCGAACCTCGACCGGTTGGTGATCCGCGAGACCGCCCCCGGAGGCTACCTCCGCGACGGCTGGGAGCTGACGGTGGCCGAGCGGACCGATCTGGCCACGATGATCTCGGCCGATCCGCACCGCTGGGTGGGCCAGGAGCCCGTGGCCGCCTCCACCACTCCCACGATCGGCGCCGACGCGCTGCAGGCGCGCCCGACGACGCTGCGCACCTTCGCGCTCGCCCGCCCCTCCGGCTATCAGGTGCTCTCGGGCGGTCTCGCGCGGGTCGAACTCGACGAGCCCACCCGGTCCGCACAGCCGGAGCCCTCCTCGCCACCCCTGCGGATGGCCGGCTCGGCGGCCAAGGACGTCTGGATCCTCTCCGCCGAGGCTCAGCCCGTACAGGATCCATGGCTCGCCGACGACGGCACGCCGTACCGCCCGGCGGTCCCGGCGATCAGCCCGGGTGCCGCCGAGGACCTGTTCTGGTTCGGCCGCTACGCCGAGCGTGCCGAGGCCACGGTCCGCCTCGTCCGTGCCGTGACCGACCGGTGGGAGGACTACCACCTCACACCCGCCAGTGCGGGCGGACGATGCCTGGCCGTGCTCACCGCCGCCCTGGCCCAGGTGACGGCGGAGGGCTCGCTCGAGGACGTGCTGCTGGCCGAACGCCGCCCGGGCACCGTGGGCTTCGCCGTCGCGCGCGCAGTGCGTGCCGCCTCCGGGGTGCGCGATCAGCTCTCCGGTGACATCTGGATCGCGCTCTCGGCCGCCGAGCGCGCCCTCGCCGGGGCTCGTACTGCTCGCACCCGGCCGGGCGGGACGGCCGATCTCGACGGCGTCCTGACCCGCACGCTCGAGGCGTTGCTCGCGGTTGCCGGGATCGGCGCCGAGGGCATGGTGCGTGACGTCGGGTGGTCGCTGATGGACATCGGACGCCGGCTGGAGCGAGCCCAGCACCTCGTGCAGGTGCTGGCCGCCACCGCGACCAGCCGCCACGACCGGGCGGTGGACTCGATGGTCCTGGAATCAGTTCTGATCGCGCACGAGTCGATCATCACCTACCGGCGACGCTCGCAGTCGACCGACCGGCTGGACGCCTTCCTGGAACTCCTCCTGCTCGACCACCGCAACCCGCGCTCGCTCGCCTACCAGCTCTCGACCCTGCGCTCCGATTTCGACGCCCTCCCCACCGCAGCGGCCAACGCCCAGGTGCGTGACCAGCTGCTGGCCGACCTCGACGACCTGCTGGCCGAGCAGGAGGTCTCCCGTCTCGCCGCCACGGACGAGGCCGGTCAGCACCGCCCGCTCGCCGAGCTGCTGCAGTCCCTCGACTGGCGGCTGCGCGACCTCGGCGAGGAGATCGCCCGCATCCACTTCGCTCACCCGGTGCCGATCCAGTGGCAGGACGCCGCCGGCACCTGGGTGCCCCGCCGCGAGGAGATGCAGCCGTGAGCCGCGACGCCATCAGCGGCCACGACGCCGAGGACGGCACGCCGTCGGAGGCCATCCGCCACTACCGGCTCACCCACGAG
Above is a window of Ruania suaedae DNA encoding:
- a CDS encoding circularly permuted type 2 ATP-grasp protein; protein product: MADLLASYRAAGPGHDEMLQSAGAARAAWDQMADLAQVQSWEDLALRREEVTLLLEDHGVRYGAGHQLADGRSDDGTDEPLDAPWRLDALPLILDEIEWARLEAGLRQRAALLDAILTDLYGERRLLADATLPSELALAHPGFLRAAEGVAIPGPHQLFLYAADLARNADGSWVTLSDRTQAPSGLGFAMEDRRVVSQVLAGSYRQARIRRMGPFFHAMRTALQEVARVGSGDAPRVALLTPGPYSETAFDQGYLATMLGLPLVEGEDLVVQEGRLWMRALGGLEPVDVLLRRVDAEFCDPLDLRGDSVLGVPGLVQAARSGAVTVVNPFGAGVLENPALMTYLPRLARQVLGEELMLGSTATYWCGERSMCSHVIANLDRLVIRETAPGGYLRDGWELTVAERTDLATMISADPHRWVGQEPVAASTTPTIGADALQARPTTLRTFALARPSGYQVLSGGLARVELDEPTRSAQPEPSSPPLRMAGSAAKDVWILSAEAQPVQDPWLADDGTPYRPAVPAISPGAAEDLFWFGRYAERAEATVRLVRAVTDRWEDYHLTPASAGGRCLAVLTAALAQVTAEGSLEDVLLAERRPGTVGFAVARAVRAASGVRDQLSGDIWIALSAAERALAGARTARTRPGGTADLDGVLTRTLEALLAVAGIGAEGMVRDVGWSLMDIGRRLERAQHLVQVLAATATSRHDRAVDSMVLESVLIAHESIITYRRRSQSTDRLDAFLELLLLDHRNPRSLAYQLSTLRSDFDALPTAAANAQVRDQLLADLDDLLAEQEVSRLAATDEAGQHRPLAELLQSLDWRLRDLGEEIARIHFAHPVPIQWQDAAGTWVPRREEMQP
- a CDS encoding small ribosomal subunit Rsm22 family protein encodes the protein MHALPTALVTARQAVLSQHPAAELDRASRALSDRYLADRPAPAPIMTSRLRAAAYVLTRMPATFAASRAALAEVAAAVPSLRPLAASDLGAGTGAMSWAALDTFDTLTSLTLTDYASEALELAAGMLAHAPVRVHSRVGRLDAPARPTDTTDGADPAGSADPDAAPAADRRLALAGYVLGEMAQQGQDAVVDRLVSWADTVVVVEPGTPAGYARLMRVRERLLAAGLQIAAPCPHEEPCPLRPGDWCHAAARLERTSAHRQAKGGSRGFEDEKFAYVAATRLPVERPPARVLRHPQVRSGHVRLQLCESDGQEQVRTVTRRDKQAFRAARKAAWGDRWDEEPTRD